Sequence from the Podarcis raffonei isolate rPodRaf1 chromosome 16, rPodRaf1.pri, whole genome shotgun sequence genome:
catcaggaagagctgttcggcagtggcacggtctcccttggaaggttgcgggttctccttcattggaggttttcaagccgaggttggatggccacctgtcatggatgctttagctgagattcctgcattgcagggggctggactagatgacccttggggttcccttccaactctacaattctatgattctgtgaaaccctggacttggagagctgctgccagccagtgtctgCAGTGCTCAGCCAGATGGAATAACAGGCAGCCGACTTATACCGAGTCAGGCCTATTTAATTCAGCTGTGTCTTTtttagaaccatgaggactagaatctcccatttatttttaggggaagggctgtaactcagcgGCGGAGCATCTGCCTTCCACGACGAAGGTCCCAAGCACAGCCCCCAGCAGCATCTCTAGGTACAACCaggaatgtcccttgcctgaaaccctggaaagctgctgtcagtcagtgttaacaatactgagctagatggactgtgGTGTCACCGGGATAAGGCGGCTTACTGAGATAGAGAAAGGGTTGTGGCTCCATAGCAGATCAGGAGGGTTCCAGGTTCAAACTTGCCAGGTTTTCAgatgggacattcccagtcctacctggggagGCCATTTTGGATAAACCCGAGGCCTTCtgaatgcagagcagatgctctcccactgcaCTCTGACCCTTTTTGTCCTCTCTGTGGCAGCAGGGCAGGCTGGCATCCCTCTGCAGGAGTTGGGAAAGGCATCTGTGCCAAGGCAATGAGCGTGCCTTTCCTCTTATGCAGAAAAGAGGAAACAGGCTTTGATGCTCCAcacgaacataagaagagcctgctggatcaggccaatggcctttctagtacagtggtacctcaggttaagtatttaattcgttccggaggtctgttcttaacctgaaactgttcttaacctgaagcaccactttagctaatggggcctcctgctgctgccgcaccgccggagcccgatttctgttcttatcctgcagcaaggttcttaacctgaagcactatatttctgggttggcagagtgtgtaacctgaagcgtatgtaacctgaagcatatgtaacctgaggtaccactatacagcaTCCTGTCCATACAGTGGCCAGGAtagttaagaaagcccaacagagacttcatctcctcagagtattgagAAAGAataatgtcaatcaacatttgatgatctccttctaccagtccacaatagaaagtgtcctttcatactgcatcacggtgtggtacgctggtttgacatcatctgataggaagtgcccacagagggtggtgaatacagcacaagacattatgcccgtgaatccgctggatgaaatagcggaagaatgtTGCCTCTGGAGAGTGAcggaaattctcagggatgattcacaccctggccagcactttctcgatctcctgccctcaggcagaagatatagaagcatgattagtcacaccaacagggtaaagaacagcttctatccgtgggctgttaggctgctgaatgaaaagataacaacagggcaactgactttcgggttcggtgggtgtgcgtcagtaaatgaggggaattaagactaagagagctgagtggggggtgctcatgtaatctcactgtatacacgttgtacaagtgacaataaagtatttcagtttccaaccagatgcctccatgggaaaccagcaagcaggactcgAACACCAGAACACTCTCAtttcctgtggtttctggcaactgagattcagaagtGGTGCTGTCTCCAACCTTGGAGCCTGAGCACAGCCATCGCAGTGAGTAGCcaccgatagccctctcctccgtgaatttgtccaatcttcttttaaagcaattctatgagtctaatgggatgcgggtggtgctgtggtctaaaccacagagcctagggcttgccaaccggaagttcagcagttcgaatccccacagctggatgagttcctgttgcttggtccctgctcctgcgaacctagctgttcgaaagcacaccagtgcaagcagataaataggtaccactctggcgggaaggtaaacggcgattccgtgcgctgctctggtttgccagaagcagcttagtcatgctggccacatgacccagaagctgtctgtggacaaaggccggctcccttggcctacagagcgagatgagcgtgcaaccccagagtcatctgcaactggacctaatgctcggGGTACCTTTACTTATGAGTCTATAAGTCCCAAATGCTACAGCTTTTCTTCACAGGACAGTCAATCCCCTTCATCATTTGCATttcccttttccaactctatgatatcctttttgaggcgaggCACCCAGAACTGCAGCTGCAACATAGATTTGTACAACAACCCTTTCATAAcaccagttttattttcaattcctttcctaaggaTAACCCCTAGCATGGAATTATTTTATTACTCAGGGTGGAGGCAGGAGCCCCCTTGTGGTAGAAGACTccattcacaaacacacacaccctgccccagttggtttgtttgttcattcattcatttattatttgcaCATTTAAAGGATTTCAgggaaccacccacccaccagcacACCTTCATAAAAAATCACATGAAACAATCCTCCTAAATTTGCGGCTGCAAACAAACTCAGCACGAAGCTTTCTTTTAAGCCGGGTCTCCGATAGCTCCCCTGCTTGAGGAGCCTGCAAAGGGCCTTTtgaactgggttgccccaaacaTCACTTGCAGAATTTGCTGGTATCCAGGTTCTTGTAATTCTTGTTGTACGGAGCCCCCGCAAAACAGATGGCGGCGCTGCGGTCACAGTTACAGATGAAAGCCTCACACTCATTATTCTTTTCTGGAGAAAGAAGATTTGGGAGAAGACGGGGGAATCAGGAGTTCAGGTGCGCTTGAGCCCAGGTAACCCACCCTCTCCCTTTTAGGAAAGTAAATACTGCCCACGACCTCCTGGGGACACAGTCCCCAAATACCTTTGAAACTGCCAGAGTTTAGGTCAGTTACCAGTGGACTTCTGAGTTTGATTCAAAGTGGTAGTAGCACAAGCATATAACGTCGTAAGTGGCTTGAGACGCAAGTTAACCAAACAAGTCCCTTCCCCAATAACAACCATCAGCAGGTGAggtctcggtggtggtgcctctGCCACGAGGGGTTGCTGACCCCCCTCCCCctgacagggcctttttggtggtgactCCATGTTTGTGGGATGCAGCTGCTTCCCTCGTTACTGACTTTCAAGgggaatttaaaaacattcctgtttcccCAAGTGCGCTGGGTGGTTGAAGAATACTGCTCCTGGCAACCGAGAGATCACTGGATGAGAAaatgctttaaactgtttttagaaaGTTTggaagcatgggcgtagccagcaGAGTGCAGAGGGAGCAGCTACCTCCccccatcaaataaataaaaatacttaactgaccaattgcatcgttccccctaaaataaatcctggctacaccaggttatattttctgagaatcctccggaaaaataatctctcaaagggcctgttgatggcattttaccattgtactgttgagagtgtattaacttatggtctgtgtggtttgggagctgcatggtcagggggaaaaccaatgctgtccagggttgtaaagactgcagagagaataattgggtgcactcttcccaccttggatcaaatctacgcttccaggtatcataagaaagctgcaggatagtgcgcaccccggaaatgatctctttcagcttctgcctcctggaagaaggtacagggttataaagactaggactagccgcctgagaaacagtttctattcaaatgcgattttggttttaaacgcagtgtaaggtagtctctatgggagtatattgtatttaattatggggtatcagagtttttagggggctaaccaggctgggatagctgggatagcaggcttgttggtttttgaatgtctgatgtaaaTTTTTTCGATTTTGTTGTTCTGCattggacaatgacaataaagattatcgtatcgtattgttTGGGAGAAAGAATGGATGGATGTGtttgctcctttgggaggaagtgcagaatataaattgaatgaatgaatgaacaagaacttaagaaaagcctactgaatcagaccaatggcccatctggtccactatcctgctctcacagtggcggCAGAGCATAGCCAATAGAGCTAATAGCCATTTatagcctcctccatgaatttgcatgTTTTAAAGCTGTCTAGGTTGGTGGCTGTTATTGTCTCCtgcaggagggcattccatagatTAGTTATGTGTTGCATGAACAGCTGCTTCCTTTTAGGTGTCCTGGATCTTCAACAGTGGTTCCACTAATCCACACAAACCCTTCAGCCTGAAATTGCCCTCATTCACTCACTCCCTTTGTAAGGCAGATTCAGTTGACCTAAACGCTTGCACGCCAGTGTCTCTGTATCGTCCTCACATATTTTCCGACCACATCTGATTTGTAATCATAGGAATAAaccagtttcccaaacttgggtctccagctggtttttgggctacaactcccatcatccctggctagcaggaccagtggccagggatgatgggaattgtagtctatgagaagctggagacccaagtttgagaagccCTGGCATAAACCTTTAACTATACCAGGCATTAGGAAAcgggccttccaggtgttgctggattccaactcccattagccagagcaggcatgatgggagttgtagttcagccatgtctggagggcaccagcttggggaaaggGGGGTCTGACAGCACAAGCCTGGGACCAGATCCagggttatagaatcatagaattgtagagttggtagaagggaccccaggggtcttctacaatgcaggaattgtaTCTGAAGAATCCCTGAGAAGTGGCCATCCAAGCTATGTTTCAAAACCTCAAGTGACAGAGAATCTGTTCCACTTGCGGGGAAGAAAGCCATGTGCATTACCAACTGTGCCAGAGCCTCTGCTAAGCGTGGCATATGAAGTGCATTTACCTGTACAGGTGATTTCGGTGCCAGAGCAGGTGTAGGAGTAAGTCTTTGTGTAAGGATTATCCAGGATGAAAGTGCAGTCCGGGTGCTTCTTGGCTGCGGAATAGCAGTTGTCGTGGATTTGGCAGCAGCTGCTcaggaagcaaaaggaaaaagaaaaagattcagAACAGTTCTCCGGGCGCCTGACACAAATTCAGAAAGCTTTCTTGCTGGAAGAGACCAAGCTCTACCTAATCCAGAGAGTGGCAAGGCATCCGGAAGAATTAAGAAGTCAAGACAAcagactttttataaaagaatggaaatggtttgctgaatatttgcagataaattgtaaacagataagaacattggcaggattattgtaataaccttcagttttataagagtatatatttgaagtagataaataaataaataaataaataaataagcaaattaagttaatttcggatatgcagaagatattaaaaaataaatttaaagaactgcagaaagaggggggaaggaagtcaagttttgaaacgTTAAAATGGtcgtaaaattagtgaaatgtataaacctgaagagcatcaatatatttaaaaaaaaaagagtgagtGAGTGGCAAGGCAGGTTCTTCCCAGAAAATGGCCTTCTGCAACCAAATGCCTTTCAGGtgctttgactacaactcccatcatgctgcgCTGTccaggcctgatgggagttgtagtccaaaacatttggaagccaGACAGTTGGGGACGTTTGCTCCAGCGGGACCTCCCATCTCAAAATCACAATGAGAATACACAATGGTGAGCAGAGGGTTTGAGTGCTTTAAGAAAGATGGCTGCTTACGTGTCCAGGGCATCAACTGGCgtcccgctgccccccaagccGCAGTAGCAGCCATAGTTGTTGTAATCCCTGAGGGGGTCACTGGATGGCATGGTGCATTTGATCATGTTACGGAATTGCCACAGGTTCCGGAGGACAGAAGCATGGGCAGTGCCCACTAGGAAACAAAGCgacacacattcacacaaaaaCTTCTCAGAGGACGGTGCATGATCAGAGAGCCTTTCGAAAGCTCCTGTGAGTACGTATCTTTCTTTGGATTTAGGTAGTTATTCCCACCTTTTCAATGGCTGTATGTTTAACTTTGCATTTCAGttccttgtttatttttttattttttattatttccaaaaccaaaaaaagaaaaattacaaacattaaaTTCAACATCCATATTTATTTtctaacataagcctattacataATTAACTAAATTAAAGTATACCTAATTACTCTAAACTTCTCTTTGCTGTATACAAATACAACACAGTTAGAAATTTTATGTTAAagcttttatattataaataatatttcaaattcccctatacccccgttccccttcacccatgtgtgatctcaaatTTTTTTAACTTCTTCCGTCTTGTGTTATTATAATTTAATCATTGTTCAATTGATTCTTTTATTATTgccttgcttacccctgcacatTTTACACATTATCGCATTTCAATTCCTTTgctctttaaaatgtatttatttcagttactttgctctttaaaatgtatttattgttcCAGTGGCTTGAACTTACCACCTTGAAGCTAAGGGTCttatgactgactgactgactgagctGTCCAAGCCATGAACAGTGCCAGAAACAAACTACTGTAAATACTTCTGCCTGAACTCTGGGCATGCAGAGTTGCACTGGACATGAAGCATTGCAACAGGCATACTCCTTGGAAAAGCACAGGACTCTGCTGAGCTTGTGCAGCAGGAGCAATGGAAGGGCCCAGACATGCTcaaggtcaggcttcctcaacctcagccctccagatgtttttggcctacaactcccatgatccctagctagcaggaccagtggtcagggatgatgggaattgtagtctcaaaacatctggagggccgaggttgaggaagcctgctcaagGTAGAGACTCACTGGAAAGAGAGAGGGCCAGAGCAGGAACTCATACAGAGATGTGGCTTACAGTTTGGGCTCCTAGGAACTCTTTG
This genomic interval carries:
- the PLA2G1B gene encoding phospholipase A2 isoform X2, encoding MIKCTMPSSDPLRDYNNYGCYCGLGGSGTPVDALDTCCQIHDNCYSAAKKHPDCTFILDNPYTKTYSYTCSGTEITCTEKNNECEAFICNCDRSAAICFAGAPYNKNYKNLDTSKFCK
- the PLA2G1B gene encoding phospholipase A2 isoform X1 codes for the protein MNLALLLVLLASVGTAHASVLRNLWQFRNMIKCTMPSSDPLRDYNNYGCYCGLGGSGTPVDALDTCCQIHDNCYSAAKKHPDCTFILDNPYTKTYSYTCSGTEITCTEKNNECEAFICNCDRSAAICFAGAPYNKNYKNLDTSKFCK